One stretch of Paraburkholderia fungorum DNA includes these proteins:
- a CDS encoding ArsR/SmtB family transcription factor, protein MSATLSDEQNHFPGLSRIGALLADPGRAAMLWALMDGSARPAGELTMIAGLSPSAASAHLARLTDGGLLALEVRGRHRYFRIATPEIAASIEALANVAQVSAPQRAAPRPVRTVPLDMRYARTCYDHMAGELSVRVFEKLVERGLLTLHGTSLETTPDGAGHFAEWGIDTSAQKSRRRRFACTCPDWSERRPHLGGALGAALLDTWSASGWVERTERPRILRITPDGHRHFDAFLAA, encoded by the coding sequence ATGTCCGCCACCCTTTCCGACGAACAAAACCATTTCCCCGGCTTGAGCCGGATCGGCGCGCTGCTAGCCGACCCCGGCCGCGCCGCGATGCTGTGGGCGCTGATGGACGGCAGCGCCCGCCCCGCCGGCGAACTGACGATGATCGCGGGGCTGTCGCCGTCGGCGGCCAGCGCGCATCTCGCGCGTCTCACCGACGGCGGCCTGCTCGCGCTCGAAGTGCGTGGCCGGCATCGCTATTTCCGGATCGCGACGCCCGAAATCGCCGCATCGATCGAAGCGCTCGCCAACGTCGCGCAGGTCAGCGCGCCGCAACGGGCCGCGCCGCGCCCGGTGCGCACGGTGCCGCTCGACATGCGCTACGCCCGCACCTGCTACGACCACATGGCGGGCGAACTGTCGGTGCGGGTGTTCGAGAAGCTGGTCGAGCGCGGCTTGCTGACGCTGCACGGCACGTCGCTCGAAACCACACCCGACGGCGCCGGGCATTTCGCCGAATGGGGCATCGATACGTCCGCGCAGAAAAGCCGCCGGCGCCGCTTCGCCTGCACCTGCCCCGACTGGAGCGAGCGACGGCCGCATCTCGGCGGCGCACTCGGCGCGGCGCTGCTCGATACGTGGTCGGCCAGCGGCTGGGTCGAGCGCACCGAGCGGCCGCGAATTCTGCGGATCACACCGGACGGGCATCGGCACTTCGATGCTTTTCTCGCGGCGTAA
- a CDS encoding DUF6600 domain-containing protein gives MRTVTHHRHSNRRSQGLTRYTLIATAAFLLAAQAGFAQELPTQPSPQEFAASNPNADPPGRVARLNYTAGAVTTEPAGATDWSYAQINRPLTTGDQLWNDQNARSELHIGSTAVRLGPSTSLDVLNLDDNAAQLKVAQGTLSTRVRELAPGSSYEIDTPNLALGLNGPGDYRVDVAPDGSSTTVTVRSGSATVYGDAGQVPVAAGQQVRFGGTGLQQLADNGVPGLDSLDQWAATRDAAEDRSVSAQYVSRDIPGYQDLDANGTWRNSPQYGEVWVPRATPAGWAPYHDGHWVWQAPWGWTWVDDEPWGFAPYHYGRWAQVDDTWAWVPGPVEADVQPVYAPALVAFVGDDEGGSGAVDWGVSLAVGGALAAGVAWFPLGPGEPWHPHWGGHDHWSPGYYNRVNRTTIVNNYNRNVDIHNTYINYHARGGLTAVPATAFVHGQPVGRFAQKVDPQQWRNARINPGGPGIAPVRESFGPGLRNANYRPPAAVMARPVVATRNPAMPAAYHDSLAQRFAQSGGRVPGAGQPIVRTSVPAHMAGGPGALPVQNVRVVQSHIAGHPPGMAAAPGAPGAPGMPAAGGPRGMQQAEQRPGVMPGQAQQRGGEVQQRPGMPPQMAAQMGNQRAQSGEMARPSNGVPRPPQANGGGNPGAFAQQHGMPQQAGQQAAENGRREPAWTQPHTPMAQQAQQAQQGQRPGGQQEQAARPGFEQRPGGQAEGMQPRGAPHPGENPAMQQQAQMQAQQQARMEPRAEQRAPQQMQQAQEERQQQAQQQQEQRMQQQRQQQAQQQQEQRMQQQRQQQAQQQQEQRMQQQRQQQAQQQQEQRMQQQRQQQAQQQQEQRVQQQHQQIQQQRPQQQQQQHAEQHTGGGNRDEHHKG, from the coding sequence ATGAGAACAGTCACCCACCACCGTCATTCGAATCGTCGCAGTCAGGGCTTGACGCGCTACACGCTGATCGCCACCGCCGCGTTCCTGCTGGCCGCGCAGGCGGGCTTCGCGCAGGAGTTGCCGACCCAGCCCTCGCCTCAGGAATTCGCCGCGAGCAACCCGAACGCCGATCCGCCGGGCCGCGTCGCGCGGCTGAACTACACGGCGGGCGCCGTGACCACCGAACCCGCCGGCGCCACCGACTGGTCGTACGCACAGATCAACCGCCCGCTCACCACCGGCGACCAGCTCTGGAACGATCAGAACGCGCGCTCCGAATTGCACATTGGCTCGACGGCGGTGCGCCTCGGGCCGTCCACCAGTCTCGACGTCCTCAATCTCGACGACAACGCCGCGCAGCTCAAAGTCGCGCAAGGCACGCTGTCGACCCGCGTGCGCGAACTCGCGCCGGGCTCGTCGTACGAAATCGACACGCCGAATCTCGCGCTCGGGCTGAACGGCCCTGGCGACTATCGTGTCGACGTCGCGCCGGACGGCAGCAGCACGACCGTGACCGTGCGCAGCGGCAGCGCGACCGTTTACGGCGACGCCGGCCAGGTACCGGTCGCGGCGGGCCAGCAGGTGCGCTTCGGCGGCACCGGCCTGCAACAGCTTGCCGACAACGGCGTACCCGGACTCGACAGCCTCGACCAGTGGGCCGCCACGCGCGATGCTGCCGAAGACCGTTCGGTGTCGGCGCAATATGTGTCGCGCGACATTCCCGGTTATCAGGATCTCGATGCCAACGGCACGTGGCGCAACAGTCCGCAATACGGCGAGGTGTGGGTGCCGCGTGCGACGCCCGCCGGCTGGGCGCCCTACCACGACGGCCATTGGGTATGGCAGGCGCCGTGGGGCTGGACCTGGGTCGACGACGAACCGTGGGGCTTCGCGCCGTATCACTATGGCCGCTGGGCTCAGGTCGACGACACGTGGGCATGGGTGCCGGGACCGGTCGAAGCCGACGTGCAGCCGGTTTATGCACCGGCGCTGGTCGCATTCGTCGGCGATGACGAAGGCGGCAGCGGCGCGGTCGACTGGGGCGTGAGTCTCGCGGTCGGCGGCGCGCTCGCGGCGGGTGTCGCGTGGTTCCCGCTCGGCCCCGGCGAGCCGTGGCATCCGCATTGGGGCGGTCACGATCACTGGAGCCCGGGGTACTACAACCGTGTCAACCGGACGACGATCGTCAACAACTACAACCGCAACGTCGACATTCACAACACGTACATCAACTATCACGCGCGCGGCGGTTTGACGGCTGTGCCGGCGACCGCTTTCGTGCACGGTCAGCCGGTTGGGCGTTTCGCGCAGAAGGTCGATCCGCAGCAATGGCGCAACGCGCGGATCAACCCGGGCGGACCGGGAATCGCGCCCGTGCGCGAGAGCTTCGGGCCGGGTCTGCGAAACGCGAATTACCGGCCGCCGGCGGCGGTGATGGCGCGTCCGGTGGTCGCGACGCGCAATCCGGCGATGCCCGCCGCTTATCACGACAGCCTCGCGCAACGCTTCGCGCAGAGCGGCGGCCGGGTGCCGGGCGCGGGTCAGCCGATTGTGCGGACTTCGGTGCCAGCGCATATGGCAGGCGGTCCGGGCGCGTTGCCGGTGCAAAACGTGCGGGTGGTCCAGTCGCATATCGCTGGACATCCTCCGGGGATGGCGGCTGCGCCGGGGGCACCGGGTGCGCCTGGTATGCCGGCGGCTGGCGGACCGCGTGGTATGCAGCAGGCTGAGCAGCGGCCAGGCGTCATGCCGGGACAGGCGCAGCAGCGCGGCGGTGAAGTGCAGCAGCGACCGGGGATGCCGCCGCAAATGGCGGCGCAGATGGGGAATCAACGGGCGCAGTCAGGGGAGATGGCGCGTCCGTCGAACGGGGTGCCTCGTCCGCCGCAAGCGAACGGCGGCGGCAATCCGGGCGCTTTCGCGCAGCAACACGGGATGCCGCAGCAGGCAGGTCAGCAGGCGGCTGAGAATGGGCGCCGCGAACCTGCGTGGACGCAGCCTCATACGCCGATGGCGCAGCAGGCGCAGCAGGCGCAGCAAGGACAGCGGCCGGGTGGGCAGCAGGAACAGGCAGCACGGCCGGGGTTCGAGCAGCGGCCAGGCGGTCAGGCCGAAGGTATGCAACCGCGTGGCGCTCCGCATCCCGGTGAAAATCCGGCGATGCAGCAGCAGGCGCAAATGCAGGCACAGCAACAGGCGCGCATGGAGCCGCGTGCCGAGCAGCGGGCTCCGCAGCAGATGCAGCAAGCGCAGGAGGAGCGTCAGCAGCAAGCTCAGCAGCAACAGGAGCAGCGTATGCAGCAGCAACGTCAGCAGCAGGCTCAACAGCAACAAGAGCAGCGTATGCAGCAGCAACGCCAGCAGCAGGCTCAGCAGCAACAGGAGCAGCGCATGCAGCAGCAACGTCAGCAGCAGGCTCAGCAACAACAGGAGCAGCGCATGCAGCAGCAACGTCAGCAGCAGGCTCAGCAACAACAGGAGCAGCGTGTGCAACAGCAGCATCAGCAGATACAGCAGCAACGCCCGCAGCAGCAACAACAGCAACACGCCGAGCAACATACCGGCGGCGGCAACCGCGACGAGCATCACAAAGGCTAG
- a CDS encoding thymidylate synthase: protein MKQYLDLVRTILDTGTWQENRTGIRTISMPGAMLRFDLQQGFPAVTTKKLAFKSAIGELVGFLRASRSAADFRDLGCKVWDANANQNPQWLANPYRQGPDDLGDVYGVQWRQWPAYKVLDAGASAQLADATARGFHVVTEFDENGSPKVLLYKAIDQLRQCLDTIMQNPADRRILFHAWNPAVLDQIALPACHLLYQFLPNVAKREISLCLYIRSNDVGLGTPFNLTEGAALLHLVGRLTGYTPRWFTYFIGDAHIYENQLDMLQQQLTREPYESPAFAISDRVPDYAKTGVYEPEWLEKIEPSDFSLVGYKHHEPLTAPMAI, encoded by the coding sequence ATGAAACAATATCTCGACCTCGTCCGCACGATCCTCGACACCGGCACGTGGCAGGAGAACCGCACGGGCATCCGTACCATCAGCATGCCGGGCGCGATGCTGCGCTTCGATCTGCAGCAGGGCTTCCCCGCGGTCACGACGAAAAAGCTGGCGTTCAAGTCGGCGATCGGCGAACTGGTCGGATTTCTGCGCGCGTCGCGCAGTGCCGCGGATTTCCGCGATCTCGGCTGCAAGGTGTGGGACGCGAACGCGAACCAGAATCCGCAGTGGCTGGCCAACCCGTATCGTCAGGGGCCGGACGATCTCGGCGATGTCTACGGTGTGCAATGGCGTCAATGGCCGGCGTACAAGGTGCTCGACGCCGGCGCAAGCGCGCAGCTCGCCGATGCGACCGCGCGTGGTTTCCACGTGGTCACCGAATTCGACGAAAACGGCAGCCCCAAGGTGTTGCTGTATAAGGCGATCGACCAGTTGCGCCAGTGTCTGGACACGATCATGCAGAACCCCGCCGACCGGCGGATTCTGTTTCACGCGTGGAATCCGGCGGTGCTGGATCAGATCGCGCTGCCGGCGTGTCATCTGCTGTATCAGTTTCTGCCGAACGTGGCGAAGCGCGAGATTTCGCTGTGCCTGTATATCCGCAGTAACGATGTCGGGCTGGGCACGCCGTTCAACCTGACCGAAGGCGCGGCGTTGCTGCATCTGGTGGGGCGTCTGACGGGGTACACGCCGCGCTGGTTCACGTACTTCATCGGCGATGCGCACATCTACGAGAATCAGCTCGATATGTTGCAGCAGCAGCTCACGCGTGAGCCGTACGAGAGTCCTGCTTTCGCGATTTCGGACCGCGTGCCGGATTACGCGAAAACCGGCGTGTACGAGCCGGAATGGCTGGAGAAGATCGAGCCTTCGGATTTCTCGCTGGTCGGTTACAAACACCATGAGCCGTTGACCGCGCCGATGGCGATTTGA
- a CDS encoding sigma-54 dependent transcriptional regulator, with the protein MEPATRQLIYVSRDPSAELHTCFHQRGWHVEVVGSARDVRRAVRAGMAAGGLLDLSSDFQPHEIAAFESCLTMPNVGWVAATTPGQLQDAALRRLVRDYCFDYVTVPYSGDRIVDSVGHAYGMISLGEPASNDASQGAEGEMVGSCDAMLALFRSIRKVAMTDAPVFISGESGTGKELTAVAIHERSARRNAPFVPINCGAIPPHLLQSELFGYERGAFTGANQRKIGRVEAANGGTLFLDEIGDLPLESQASLLRFLQERKVERLGGHGAIDVDVRIISATHVDMTAAMIEGRFRSDLYHRLCVLQIDEPPLRARGKDIELLARHMLERFKKDASRRLRGFAPDAIAALHNYGWPGNVRELINRVRRAIVMSEGRAITARDLELAEYVEIVPVSLAQAREAAERQAIELALLRHRGRLGDAAQELGISRVTLYRLLCSHGMRHMEGEPMSSPHGDLPASVPHL; encoded by the coding sequence ATGGAACCCGCAACGCGGCAACTGATTTACGTTTCGCGCGATCCAAGCGCGGAACTGCATACTTGCTTTCACCAGCGCGGCTGGCACGTTGAAGTCGTAGGGTCGGCGCGCGACGTGCGCCGGGCAGTTCGCGCCGGAATGGCAGCGGGCGGTTTGCTCGATCTTTCCAGCGATTTCCAGCCGCACGAAATCGCCGCTTTCGAATCCTGTCTGACCATGCCGAATGTCGGCTGGGTTGCTGCTACTACGCCGGGCCAATTGCAGGACGCCGCGTTGCGCCGTCTCGTTCGCGATTACTGTTTCGATTACGTGACCGTACCTTATTCGGGCGACCGGATCGTCGATTCGGTCGGGCACGCTTACGGGATGATTTCGCTCGGCGAACCTGCGTCGAACGATGCGTCGCAAGGCGCGGAAGGCGAAATGGTCGGCTCGTGCGACGCGATGCTCGCGCTGTTCCGCTCCATCCGCAAAGTGGCGATGACGGATGCGCCGGTGTTTATTTCCGGCGAATCGGGTACCGGCAAGGAATTGACGGCCGTCGCGATTCACGAACGCTCGGCACGTCGCAACGCGCCTTTTGTGCCGATCAATTGCGGCGCGATTCCACCGCATCTGTTGCAATCCGAATTGTTCGGCTATGAACGCGGCGCGTTTACGGGCGCGAATCAGCGCAAGATCGGGCGAGTTGAAGCCGCCAATGGCGGCACGCTTTTTCTCGATGAAATCGGCGATTTGCCGCTTGAAAGTCAGGCGAGCCTGCTGCGTTTCCTGCAGGAGCGCAAGGTCGAGCGGCTGGGCGGACACGGCGCAATCGATGTCGACGTGCGCATCATTTCGGCGACTCACGTCGATATGACCGCCGCGATGATCGAAGGGCGCTTTCGCTCGGACCTTTATCACCGGCTTTGCGTGCTGCAGATCGACGAGCCGCCGCTGCGCGCGCGCGGCAAGGATATCGAGCTGCTCGCGCGGCATATGCTGGAGCGCTTCAAGAAAGATGCGAGCCGGCGTCTGCGCGGCTTCGCGCCGGACGCGATCGCGGCGTTGCATAACTATGGCTGGCCGGGCAATGTACGCGAGCTGATCAACCGGGTGCGCCGTGCAATTGTGATGTCCGAGGGCCGGGCGATCACCGCGCGCGATCTCGAACTGGCCGAGTATGTGGAGATCGTGCCGGTGTCGCTTGCGCAGGCACGGGAAGCCGCCGAGCGGCAGGCAATCGAACTGGCGTTGCTGCGTCATCGCGGACGGCTTGGCGATGCCGCGCAGGAACTCGGCATTTCGCGCGTCACCTTGTACCGTCTGCTGTGTTCGCATGGCATGCGGCATATGGAAGGCGAGCCGATGTCGTCGCCACATGGGGATTTGCCGGCGTCGGTGCCACATCTTTGA